The Thermus neutrinimicus sequence GGGAGCCTGGCGCGGGAGCTTTCCCTTTCCCCCAGGGCGGTGGGGGCGGGGATGCGGGCCTCGCCCTTTTTCCTCCTGGTGCCCGCCCACCGGGTGATCCACGCCGACGGGCGGCTTGGGGGGTTTGCCGGGCAGGAGGGGCTTAAGGCCTGGCTCCTGCGCTTTGAAGGGGCCTGGCCCTAGACCTCCACCCAGACGGCCAGGGAAAAGGGGGGAAGCTCGGGCCCGCAAAGGCGCCCTCCCGCCGGGGTGCAGGTTTTCCCAGAGAGGAGGTCCATGGCCTTTGCCCCACGAGGCAGGGCGCCATGCAGGGGAAAGTCCTGACGGAAGGGCTCGGAGGAGGCGTTCACCACCACCAGGTAGGGCCCCCGGGTGAAGGCCAGATGCCCGTCCACGGCATAGACCCGCTGGTAAGGGGCGGTGCGGAGCTCGGGGTGCTCCCGGCGTAGCTGGGCCAGGCGCCGCACGGCTTGGCGGATCTCCTCCTTCCAGCGGGCCTGGTCCCAGACCATGCCTGCTCGGTTCTCCGGGTCATGGCCGCCCTCCATCCCCACCTCCTCCCCGTAGTAGACCGTGGGGTTCCCGGGCAGGAGGAAAAGGAGGGAAAGGGCCAGCTTAGCCCGCTCCACGCTTCCCCTAAGGAGGGTGAGGAGGCGGGGGGTGTCGTGGGAGGTGAGGAGGTTCATCTGGGCCCGCACCACCTCCGGGCGGTAACGGGTAAAGAGGTTTTCCAGGCGGTGGCTGAAGGCCAGGGCCTGCAAGGGCTCGATGCGCCCCAGGCCCGAGCGGGAGGATAGCTCCTGGTCCAGGACCTCGCCCCCCACAAAGCCCAGGATGGCCCGGCTCAAGGGGTAGTTCATGGTGGCGTCGAACATGTCCCCCTGGAGCCAGGAGTCGGCCTCCTCCCAGATCTCCCCCACGATGTAGGCCTCGGGGTTAGCCCCCTTGACCCTCCTGCGGAAGGCCCGCCAGAACTCGAGGTCGGGGATCTCGTTGGGCACGTCCAGCCGCCAGCCATCCGCGCCAAAGCGGATCCAGTGCTCCGCCACCTCCAGGAGGTACTCCCGCACCGCTGGGGTTTCCACCCGGAGCTTGGGGAGCTCGGGATTGCCCCACCAGGCCTCGTAGTTGGGATGGCGGCCATAGGGGTTCAGGGGGAAGCCCTTCACGTGGTACCAGTCCCGATAAGGGCTTTGTTCCCCGTTTTCCAGAAGGTGCTGGAAGGCGAAGAAGCCCCTCCCCGTGTGGTTGAAAACCCCGTCCAGGATAACCCGTATGCCGTGGGCGTGGGCTACTTCCAGGAGGTGCCTTAGGGCCGCGTTCCCCCCCAGGAGGGGATCCACCTGGAGGTAGTCCGTGGTGTGGTACCGGTGGTTGGCGGTGGAGGCGAAGATGGGGTTCAGGTAAAGGGCTTCCACCCCCAGGTCCTTGAGGTAGGGGATTTTCTCCGCCACGCCCCAGAGGGTCCCCCCCTTGAAGCCCCTGAGGGAGGGCGGCGCTTCCCAGGGCTCTAAGGGACCCGCTGGGGCGGGTTTTCCGGCAGGGCCAGCCCGGAAATAGCGGTCGGGAAAGATCTGGTAGAAGAAGGCGCCCTCGTACCAAACCACGGGCCCAAGTGTACCACGGAGGTAGTGTGATATAAATCACAAAAATCCTTGCCCTTCCAGGGGTGGCTCTGGTATCCTCCCGGGGTGAGGGGTATGGAGGGGCGCCTCTTCGTCATGACCGGGGCCAGCGGGGTGGGGAAGGGCACGGTGCGGGCCAAGGTGCTGGAGCGCACCCGCCTCTTCTACTCCATCTCCATGACCACCCGTCCCCCGCGTCCCGGGGAGCGGGATGGGGTGGACTACTACTTTGTGGATAGGGCCGCCTTTGAGGCTTTGCTGGGGGAGGGGGGGTTTTTGGAGCACGCGGAGTACGTGGGGCACCTGTACGGCACCCCGAAGGCGCCGGTGGAGCGGGCCTTGGCCCGAGGGGAGGATGTCCTCCTGGAGATCGAGGTACAAGGCGCCTTGCAGGTAAAGGAGAAGATGCCCGAGGCGGTCCTCATCTTCCTCCTGCCCCCTTCCCTTTCCGAGCTGAAGCGGCGCCTGGTCTACCGGGGCAAGGACGCCCCGGAGAAGATAGAGAAGCGGCTGGAGCAGGCGGAGTGGGAGATCCGAAACGCCCACCTCTTTGACTACGTGATCGTGAACGATGTGCTGGAGGAGGCGGTGGCCGATTTCCTGGCCATCCTCACCGCGGAGAGGCGGCGCACCCAAAGGATGGGCGCTGCCTTGGAGAAGGCCCTGAAGCGGGATAGGGACCTGGAGGCTGAGCTGGACGAGATTCTGCGGAGGAGCTATGGCGGAACCCGGGATTGACAAGCTTTTTGGCATGGTGGATTCCAAGTACCGGCTCACCGTGGTGGTGGCCAAGCGGGCGGAGCAGCTTCTCCGCCACCGGTTTAAGAACACGGTTTTGGAGCCGGAGGAGAGGCCCAAGATGCGGACCCTCGAGGGGATCCTGGACGACCCCAACCCCGTCACCTGGGCCATGAAGGAGGTGCTCACGGGCAGGCTGGTCTTTGGGGAAAACCTGGTGCCCGAGGACCGCCTGCAGAGGGAGATGGAACGCCTTTACCCGGTGGAAGAGGAGGAGTAGGTGGCCCGGGTCCTGGTGGCGGTGACGGGGGGGGTGGCGGCCATCAAGGCCCCCCACCTCCTCCGCCTTCTCAGGGGCCAGGGCCACGAGGTGCGGGTCCTGGCCACCCCCAGGGCCCTGGAGTTCATCACCCCCCTTTCCCTGGCGGTGGCCGCCGGAGGGGAGGTGGCCACGGAGGAGGCCTGGTTCAGGCCCGATGGCCGTGCCCTGCACATAGAGCTGGCGCGTTGGGCGGAGGTGGTTTTGGTGGCTCCCGCCACCGCCGACGCCATGGCCAAGGCGGCCCTGGGCCTGGCCGACGATCTCCTTTCCGCCACGCTCCTGGCAGGGGCCAAGCGGGTGGCCTGGGCCCCGGCCATGAACGAGGCCATGTGGCTTTCCCCCAAGACCCAGGAGCATGCCCGGACCCTCGAGGCCATGGGCCATGCCCTCTTAGGCCCTGCCCACGGGCCCTTGGCGGCGGTGGGGGAGGGGGAGGGATGGGGGCGGATGCTGGAGCCCGAGGAGCTGGTGGAGAGGCTTCAAGCCCTCCTCACCCCCAAGGACCTCGTGGGCCTCAGGCTTCTGGTGTCCGCTGGCCCCACCCGGGAGTACCTGGACCCCGTGCGCTACCTTTCCAACCCTTCCTCGGGCCGTATGGGCTACGCCGTGGCCGAGGCCGCCCGGGACCGGGGGGCGGAGGTGGTGCTGGTTTCCGGCCCCACGGCCCTGCCCGACCCTTGGGGGGTGGAGGTGGTGCGGGTGGAAAGCGCCTTGGAGATGCGGGAGGCCATTCTAGGGCGCTATTCCTGGGCCCAGGTGGTGGTGATGGCGGCGGCGGTGGCCGACTACCGTCCGGCGGAGGTGAGCCGGGAGAAGGAGCCTAAGGCGGCGGCGGAGAGGGTCCTCCGCCTCGTGCCCAACCCCGATATCCTCAAGGAGCTGGGGGAAAACAAAGGGCCAAGGGTCCTGGTGGGCTTCGCCATGGAGACCGGGGAGGGCCTGGCGCGGGCCAAGGAGAAACTCCTCCGCAAGAACCTGGACCTCATCGTCCTCAACTGGGTGAACCGGGAAGGGGTGGGTTTCGGCAGCCTGGAGAACCAGGTGGTCCTCCTCCTCCGGGATGGCCGGGTGCTGGAACTTCCGCGCATGCCAAAGCGGCAGGTGGCCCACCGTATACTGGACTTGGTTAAAGGGTTCTGGAAGGGTTAGAGGGGTGTCTATGCGAAGCAAAGCGGAGCGGCACCGCGCCATTCAGGAGATCGTGAGCCGGGAGGAGATCGGCACGCAGAAGGAGCTGGTGGAGCGCCTGAGGCAGCTGGGTTTTGAGGTGACCCAGGCCACGGTGAGCCGGGACATCGCTGAGCTGAGGCTGGCCAGGGTTTCCCTGGGCAAAGGGCGGCACAAGTACGCCCTGCCCTCCATGGAGCTTCCCGAGGACGTTTACGAGGAGCTGAAGCGGCAGTTCGGCCTCTTCGTCAAGGATGTGGACCGGGGGGGGAATATCCTGGTGGTGAAGACGGCGGAGGGCCACGCCTCCGGCATCGCCCTTTTGCTGGACCGCCTCAAGCGGGACGAGATCGTGGGCACCCTGGCGGGGGAGGATACCATCCTGGTGGTGGCCCGGACCGAGGAGGAGGCGAGGGCCTTGGAGGAGGAGTTCGGAGAGCTCCTCGTGGCGGGGAAGACGCGCCTTTAGGCCCTGGTGCTGGAGCTTTTCCTGAAATCCTTCCTCACCCTCTTCGTGGTGGTGGACCCGGTGGGGCTGGTGCCGGTCTTTTTGGCCCTGGCCGGGGACCGTCCCCCCAGGAAGCAGGCCCAGATCGCCAGGAAGGCGGTGGTGGTGGCGGGGGGGCTCTTGGTCTCCTTTTTCTTCTTCGGGCAGGGGCTTTTGGGCTACCTGGGAATCAGCCTCGAGGCGTTGCGCATCGCCGGGGGCATCCTCCTCTTCCGCATCGCCACTGAGATGGTCTTTGCCCACCACGAGCGGGAAACGGAGGAGGAAAAGGATGAGGCCCGCCTCCGGGCGGATATCTCCGTCTTTCCCTTGGCCATCCCCTTGATCGCGGGCCCTGGGGCCTTGGCCAGCGTCCTCATCCTGGCCCTGGAGGCCCGGAGGGAACCCCTGGGCTTTGCCGTGGTCCTTTCCACGGTCTTTTTGGTCCTGGCCTTGGCCTACCTTTTCCTGCGGCTTGCTTTCCAGGTGCGCCGGGCCCTGGGGCGCACGGGGGTGAACGTGGTTACCCGGGTCTTGGGGATCCTCCTGGCCGCCCTGGCGGTGCAGTACGTGGCCGATGGGGTAAAAGCCCTTTTCTAGCCCTTTGGGCCGCTAGGCCTCGCTAACCCCTGGGGGAGGCCAGGGGGTTTAGCCCCACCCCTTACTCCCGGAAGGGGGCTTCCGGGGGATTCATTCCTGAACCTCCACCCAGCCCGTAGCCAGGGGGGTATTTCCTTCCAAAAGGAGGCGGGCGTGGGCCAGGGCGGCCTCGGTGTACTGGCCGGAGAGGAGGCGGGCGAGTTCCCGTATGCGCTTCTCCCCTTCCAGCACCTCGAGGCGCACCTCCTCCCCCTCCTTCACCACCCTAAGGTGCCTCTGCGCGCGGGCGGCGATCTGGGGCAGATGGGTGACCACCAGGACCTGCCGGGCCTGGCCCAGCCGGGCGAGCCTTTCCGCCACCTTCCAGGCGGTTTCCCCGCCTATGCCGGTGTCCACCTCGTCGAAGACCACGGTGGGGGCCTCGGCCCCGGTGAGGAGGGCCAGGGCCAGGGCGATGCGGGATAGCTCCCCGCCGCTGGCCGCGGAAAGGGGAGCGGGGGGAAGGTGGGGGTTGGCGGAGAAGCGGAAAAGGACCTCTTCCAGGCCCTGGGGCCCGGGTTCGGGAAGGGGCTTGAGCTCCACCTGGAAGTGGGCCTTGGGGAAACCCAAGGCGGAAAGCTCCGCCTCCATTTCCCCCTCCAGCTTCCTTGCCGCCTCCAGGCGGGCCTGGGAAAGGCGCTCCCCCGCCCCATAGAGGGCCTCCGAGGCCACCCTCAAGGCCCTCTCCAGCTCCAGAAGCCGCTCTTCTCCCCCCTCCAGGGCCTTTAGCTCCTCCTCCACCCTTTCCCCGTAGCGCAGGACCTCCTCCAAGGTGGGCCCGTACTTGCGCTTGAGCCTTTCCAGAAGGGAAAGGCGCTCCTCCAGCTGGGCCAGACGGCTGGGGTCTCCCTCCAGGCTTTCCAGGTAGTCCTCCAGCTCCCGGGCCACGGCCCAGCCTCCCTCCAAAGCGGCTTCCAGGTCCCTGGCCAGGGCCTCGAGGGCCCGGTCAAAGCGGCTCCCGGCCTTAAGCTCCCGCAGGGCCGCCTGGAGGAGGTCCAGGGCTCCTCCTTCCGCCAGGAGGGCGTAGGCCTTTCCCGAGCGCTCCTTTAGGGCTTCCAGATGACGAAGCCTTTGCGCCTCGGCTTCCAGCTCCTGGTCCTCCCCGGGCCTGGGGTTCGCCTCCTGGATCTCCTTGAGCTGGAAGCGCAGGAGGTCCTCCCGCTCCGCCTTGGCCCTTAAGGCCTCCTCTAGGGCGCGTTTTTCCCCAAGGAGGGCCTGATGTTTCCTGTAGGTTTCCCCGTATTCCTGGAGGAGCCCCGGGGGCAGGAGGGCATCCAGAAGCTCCCGCTGCCTTTTGGGGGAGAGGAGGGCGATGGCGGCGTGCTGGGCGTGGAGGGAAAGCCACCTTTCCGCTTCCTCTTGGAGTTCCCTTAGGCTTACCACCTCCCCATCGATCCGGGGGGTGGAACGGCTGCCGATGCGGCGGGAAAGGATCCGCTCCTCACCCTCGCCTTGGAAGAAGGCGGTCACCAGGAGGCTATCGCCAAAGGGCCCCAAAAGCCCCTCGGACCTGGCCCCAAGGAGGAGGGCCAAGGCGTCCACCAAGAGGCTTTTCCCCGCCCCGGTTTCCCCGGTGAGGACATTCAGCCCAGGGCCCAGCTCCAGGGTAGCCTCGCGGATCACGGCGAGGTTGCGCACCTCGAGGCGCTTGAGCATCCCTTTCCATTCTAGGGCTTCCCTAGGGCATGGGGTGGGCTAGGGCAAGCCGCCTGACCTCCTCCCGCAAGGCCTCCCTGGGGCCTTCCATGAGGGCCCGGTCGATGAGTTCCGCCACCAGGGGCATCTCCTCGGGGGTGAAGCCCCGGGTGGTGATGGCGGGGGTGCCGATGCGGATGCCGGAGGTGACCCGGGGAGGCTTGGGGTCAAAGGGGATGGCGTTTTTGTTGACGGTGATGCCCACGGCATCCAGCTTCTCCTCTGCTTCCTTGCCCGTTAGGCCCTTGGGGCGGAGGTCCACCAGGAAAAGGTGGTTGTCGGTGCCTCCGGTGACGATGCGGTAGCCCCTTTGGGCAAGCTCTTCCGCCAGGCGCTTGGCGTTTTCCACCACCAGGCGGCTATACTCCTGGAACTCGGGTTGCAGGGCCTCAAAGAAGGCCACCGCCTTGCCGGCGATCACGTGCTCCAGGGGGCCACCTTGGATGCCGGGGAAGATGATCTTATCGATCTTTTTGCCCAGCTCGAGGTCGTTGGAAAGAATGAGCCCACCCCTCGGTCCCCTCAGGGTTTTGTGGGTGGTGCTGGTGACCACGTGGGCGTAGGGGAGAGGGTTGGGGTGGAGCCCCGCCGCCACCAGGCCAGCGAAGTGGGCCATGTCCACCACCAGGTAGGCCCCCACCTCGTCGGCGATCTCCCGGAAGGCCTTGAAGTCCCAGAAGCGGGGGTAGGCGCTGGCGCCCGCCACGATCACCTTGGGGCGGTGCTCCAGGGCCAAACGGCGCACCTCCTCGAGGTCGATGAGCTCGGTGTCGGGCCGGACCCCGTAGGAGACCACCTTGTAAAATTTGCCGGAAAAGTTCACCTTGGAGCCGTGGGTGAGGTGGCCTCCCGCGGCCAGGTCCATCCCCATGAGGGTCTCCCCCGGTTCCATGAGGGCCATGTACACCGCCATGTTGGCCTGGGAGCCAGAGTGGGGCTGGACGTTGGCCCAGGCGGCCCCGAAGAGCTCCTTGGCCCGCTCGATGGCCAGGCTTTCCACCTGGTCGATGATCTCGCACCCCCCGTAGTAGCGGGCGCCCGGGTAGCCCTCCGCATACTTGTTGGTGAGGACGCTTCCCACCGCCTCCCGCACCTGGGCAGAGACGAAGTTCTCGCTGGCGATGAGTTCCAGGCCTTCCCGCTGGCGCTTTTCCTCCAGGGCGATGAGCTGAAAAAGGGCCTCGTCCCTTAAGCTGGTCCTGACCATAGGCCGATTATAGGCCCTGCCCCGGGGCGGCGCCAGGTATGGTTGCCGGGAAGCGGGGCCTTAGGAGAAGGCAGAGGTACCCCAAGGAGGGCATTTCCTTTGGTATGCTTGGGACATGAGAGGAAGCCTTCTCCCGATTTTGAAGTGGGGGTTTGCCCTGGCCCTGGCTATCCTGCTTGTATCCATTATTCTCATAAACTTTACCTCTAGCCGCGACCTGCCGGAGCTGGTTCGGGTGCAGGTGGAGCGGTATGCGGTGTGCAGCTACTGGTTTTTCGGCTGGCACCTGGCTTCCACGGGTGCCTTCGCTTTTATCTTCCTGCTGCTGGGGTTTCTTCTGGGCCTTGGGGCGGGGTTTTTCCTGAGGCGGGGGGTGGCCAGGTAGGGGCTAACCCGGGGGAGAGCCCTAGAGGATCTCCAGGGCCAGCTTTTCCCCCTCCACAGGCACCCCGGCTGGGTAGCGGCCGTTGAAGCAGGCCAGGCACACGGGGCCTCCTATGGCCCTCTTCACCCCCTCCTCAGAAAGGAAGGCCAGGCTGTCAGCCCCGATGTAGGCCCGGATTTCCTCCACGCTCTTCTCGGCGGCGATGAGCTCTTTGCGGGCGGCAGTGTCGATGCCGTAGTAGCAGGGGAAGCGGATGGGGGGGCTGGAGACCCGGAAGTGGACCTCCACGGCTCCGGCCTCCTTCAGCATGGCCACGATGTGGCGGCTGGTGGTGCCCCGTACGATGGAATCGTCGATGAGCACCACCCGCTTACCCTTCACCGCCGAGGTGGGGGATAGCTTCAAGCGGGTCTTCAGGTCCCGTAGCGCCTGGGTGGGCTGGATGAAGGTGCGGCCCGCATAGGGGTTTTTGTAAAGGCCGTACTCCAGGGGGAGGCCGCTTGCCCGAGCGTAACCCACCGCTGCCCCCATGCCGGAGTCGGGGACCGGCACCACCATGTCCGCTTCCGCCGGGGCTTCCCGGAAGAGTTCCATGCCCATGCGCACCCGGGCCTCGTAGGCCTCCACCCCGTCCAAGAGGCTATCGGGCCTGGCGAAGTAGATCCACTCAAAGGCGCAAGGGGCCGGGTTTGGGGGAAGGGCCTGAAGGCTTTTGAGCTGGCCTTCCTCCACCCAGACCACCTCTCCCGGGCGCACATCCCGGAGGTACCGGGCTCCCATGAGCTCCAAGGCCGGGGGCTCGGAGGCAAAGGCAAAGCCCTGGGGGAGTTTGCCGATGGCCAGGGGCCGCACCCCGTGGGGATCCCGGAGGGCCACCAGGGTTTTGCGGTCCATGAGGAGGATGGCATACCCCCCTTCCAGGGCCTTCATGGCCTCGGCGGCCGCCTCAGGGAGGGAGAGATGGCCCAAGCGGGCGAGGAGAAGGAGCATCACCTCCGTGTCCGAGGTGCTTTGGAAGGTGGCCCCCTCCCTTAGAAGCCGGTCGCGAAGGGGTTTGGCGTTGGTGAAGTTGCCATTGTGGGCGATGGCCAGGACCCCGTGGGCGGTGCGGGCGGTGAGGGGCTGGGCGTTAAAGCGCAGGTTGGAGCCGGTGGTGGAGTAGCGGGTGTGGGCCAGGCCCAGCCGGGCCCCGGGAAGCCTCAGGCGGAAAAGCCTTTCCTCGGTGAAGACCTGGTTCACCAGGCCCAAATCCTTTTCCACCAAGAACTCCCTCCCGTCCGATACGGCTATGCCCGCCGCCTCCTGCCCCCGGTGCTGGAGGGCGAGAAGGCCCAGATGGAGCAGCCCCGCCGCGTCCAGGGGTTCTTCGCTCCAAAGCCCCAAGACCCCGCACTCTTCCCTAGGCTTGTCCATCCAGCACCTCCCTCAGGGGCCGCTTCCAGGCGGCGAGGAGCTCCTGTACCTCCCACTCTAGCACCCCGTCCGGGGTGAGGACCGTGAGGGTATTCCCTCCGGTTTCTCCCAGGACACGGTAGGGAAGGCCCCTTTCCTCCAGGCGGAAGGTGACCTCCTTAAGGTCCTCCTTGGCCACGGTGAGGAGGATGCGGCTTGGGGCCTCGCCGAAGAGGGCCGCTAGGCCGGGGGTGCGCACCTCCACCGTGGCCCCCAGGCCATGGGGGAAGGTCATCTCCGCCAGGGCCACCAAAAGCCCTCCCTCCGCCAGGTCGTGGGCGGTGCGGCTGAGGCCCAAGGCGATAAGCTCCCGGATGGCCTCCTGGACCTGTTTCTCCCGCCTTAGGTCCAGCTTGGGGGGATGGCCCGCCTCGAGGCCCGCAAGGAGGTATAGGACCTCGCTTCCCCCAAGCTCCCCTTTCTCCTCCCCCAGAAGGAGGATCACCTCTCCCGGGCGGCGGAAGCCCATCCCCGCCCGCCTCCTTATGTCCAGAACCCCCACCACCCCCACCATGGCCGTGGGGGGGATGCGCCTGCCCCCGCTTTCGTTGTAAAGGGATACGTTCCCGGAGACCACCGGCACCTCCAGGGCCTCGCTGGCCTCCCTAAGGCCGGCGATGGTTTCCTGGAGCTCGTAGTACCCTTCTGGGGTTTCCGGGCTTCCCAGGTTGAGGCCGTCGGTGTAGGCCAGGGGTTTCGCCCCCACCACGCTCACGTTGCGGCAGGCCTCGGCCAAGGCGTGCATGGCCCCAAGCCGGGGATGGAGGCGGCTATACCTGGGGTTATGGTCCACCTTGGCGGCGATGCCCAGGTGGGTTCCCTTCACCCAGAGCACCGCGGCATCCCCCTGGCCGGGAAGAAGGGCGGTCCGGGTTCCCACCTGGTGGTCATAGCGTTCGTAGACGGCTTCCCGGCTTGCCAGGTTGGGGGAGGCCAGGAGCTTTGGGAGGACCTCCTGGGGGTTGGCGGTGAGGGGGGGAAGGGGTGTTTGCCGGAGCCTCTGGATCTCGGGGTCCTCCCTTCCCACGCGCACGTAGGTGGGGGCTTCCGCTAGGGCCTCCGTGGGGACCTCGGCCACCACCTCGCCCCGGAAGAGGACGCGGAAGACCCTCTCGGGGATGGTTCTGGCCACGGGCACGCAGTCCAGGCCCCACCGCTGGAAGACCTCCTGGAGCTCCTTCTCCTTGCCCTCCTTGGGCACCAGGACCATGCGCTCCTGGCTTTCGGAGAGGAGAAGCTCTTCGGGCCCCATGTTCCTTTCCCGGGTGGGGACGCGATCCAGGTCCAGCTCCACCCCGAGGCCCGACTTGTGGGCCAGCTCGGAAAGGCTGCTGGTGAGCCCCGCCGCCCCCATATCCTGGACGCCTTCCACCAGATCCCTCTCGATGGCCTCGAGGGTGGCCTCCATGAGGAGCTTCCCCAAAAAGGGGTCCCCCACCTGGACCGCCGGCCGGTCCTCCTCCTTGTCCTCGGAAAGCTCCCGGCTGGCGAAGGCGGCCCCCCCGATCCCATCCCTTCCCGTCTTGGCCCCCGCATAGTAGACGGGCCGGCCCAAGGAGGCCTGGCTCCGCCTAAGGTGTTCCTCCCGGAGAAGCCCCAGGCACATGGCGTTCACCAAGGGGTTTTCCCGGTAACCCTCGTGGAAGTAGAGGTCCCCTCCCACCGTGGGAACCCCGATGGCGTTGCCGTAGTGGGCGATGCCGGAAACCACCCCCTTGAGGAGGTAGCGGCTTCGGGCATCCTCCGGAGGGCCAAAGCGCAAGGAGTCCAGGAGGGCGATGGGCCGGGCCCCCATGCTCAGGATGTCCCGGATGATCCCCCCCACCCCGGTGGCGGCTCCCTGGAAAGGCTCCACCGCCGAGGGATGGTTGTGGCTTTCGATCTTAAAGGCTACGGCCCAGCCCTCGCCGATGCGCACCACGCCGGCGTTTTCCCCCGGGCCCTGGAGCACGGCCTCCCCCTCCTTGGGAAGCCCCTTCAGGAGGGGGCGGGAGTTCTTGTAGGCGCAGTGCTCGCTCCACATCACCTTGAAGAGGAAGAGCTCCACCCGGTTGGGCTCCCGGCCAAGCCTCTTGGTGATCTCCCGGTACTCCTCTTCCGGGATGCCGATTTCTCGGGCTAGGGTTTCCATCACTCTAGAAGGGGAAGAAGCTCCCGGTGGTCCTTGATCTTGGCCGTGGGCTTGATCTCCCCGTTCACCTCCCTCAGGCCCACGTACTGCACCGCCCAGGGGTAGCCGGTGGCGAAGGCTCCCTTGATGTCCGTCTGGGGCAGGTCCCCCACGTGCAGGGCTTCCTCCGGGGCCACCCCCAGGGCCTCGAGGGCCACCCGGAAGGCCTCGGCCCTAGGCTTTACATAGCCGGTTTCGTCGGAGAAGCTATAGGCCTGGAAGACATCCAGCCCCTGCCGCCTCAGGTGCTCCCGCAGGAGGCGGCCTGGGGTGAGGCCGGTGTCGGATACCAGGGCCAGGGGGTATTTCTGGGCCAGCTCCTTCAGGACCTTCACGCCCGGGAGGGCCTCGAGGTCCACCAGAAGGGAGCTTTCCTCCAGCTTCCTGGCGGTGAGGGCGATGAGCCCGGGGTCGTGGGGGGCCCCGAGGAGGGCGAAGATGCGGGCCACCCGTTCGTATACGGACATGTGCTCCCCGGCCTTCCAGGCCTCCTCAAAGGCAAGGGCCGCCTGGCGGTAGGCCTCCCGCACCTCGTGCTCCTCCGCCGGGTGCCCGGCCTCGGATAGGGCGTCCAGAAGGATCTCGTACCGGGCGGGCATGACCTTTTCCAAAAACGCCTTCCCCTCGGTGAAGAGGGTGCCCCAGAAGTCAAAGGTGATGGCCTTGGGTTTCATGCCGTTACCTCCTCTAAAAGACCTAAGAACAAGGGGAGCCCATCCGTACCGCCCAACACCTCATCCACCGCCCGCTCGGGGTGGGGCATCATGCCGAGGACGTTGCCCTTCTCGTTGGTGATGCCGGCGATGTCGTGGAGGCTTCCGTTAGGGTTGTAGTCCGCCTCCCCCCTTAAGGGGGCGTAGCGGAAGACCACCAGGCCCTCCCCCTCCAGCCGGGCCAGGGTTTCGGCGTCGGCATAGTACCGGCCTTCGGCGTGGGCGATGGGCAGGCGGAGCACCTGCCCCCTTGGGTAAAGGCGGGTGAAGGGAAGGTCCGTGCGCTCCACCCGCACCCCCACCTCCTTGCAGGTGAAGTGGAGGTTCAGGTTGGCGAGGAGGGCCCCGGGGAGGATGCCGGCTTCCGTGAGCACCTGGAAGCCGTTGCATACCCCGATCACCAACCTTCCTTCCCGGGCGAAGCGCCTCACCTCTTCCATCACCGGGCTCTTGGCCGCCAGGGCCCCGGCCCGGAGGTAATCCCCGTAGCTGAAGCCCCCGGGGAGGAAGACCCCATCAAAGCCCTTTAGGCTCGTTTCCGTGTGCCACACGTACTCCGCCTTTAAGCCCGCCTTCTCCAGGGCAAAGCGGGCGTCCTCGTCGCAGTTGGAGCCGGGAAAACGGACAATGGCCCATCTCATGGGAGTTCCTTTAAGGCTTCCAGGGTGAAGACCTCCATCACCGGGTTGGCGAGGAGTTTCCCCATGGCCTTGGCCTTCTCCTCCGCCTCCAGGAGGG is a genomic window containing:
- a CDS encoding glycoside hydrolase family 13 protein, encoding MVWYEGAFFYQIFPDRYFRAGPAGKPAPAGPLEPWEAPPSLRGFKGGTLWGVAEKIPYLKDLGVEALYLNPIFASTANHRYHTTDYLQVDPLLGGNAALRHLLEVAHAHGIRVILDGVFNHTGRGFFAFQHLLENGEQSPYRDWYHVKGFPLNPYGRHPNYEAWWGNPELPKLRVETPAVREYLLEVAEHWIRFGADGWRLDVPNEIPDLEFWRAFRRRVKGANPEAYIVGEIWEEADSWLQGDMFDATMNYPLSRAILGFVGGEVLDQELSSRSGLGRIEPLQALAFSHRLENLFTRYRPEVVRAQMNLLTSHDTPRLLTLLRGSVERAKLALSLLFLLPGNPTVYYGEEVGMEGGHDPENRAGMVWDQARWKEEIRQAVRRLAQLRREHPELRTAPYQRVYAVDGHLAFTRGPYLVVVNASSEPFRQDFPLHGALPRGAKAMDLLSGKTCTPAGGRLCGPELPPFSLAVWVEV
- the rpoZ gene encoding DNA-directed RNA polymerase subunit omega; the encoded protein is MAEPGIDKLFGMVDSKYRLTVVVAKRAEQLLRHRFKNTVLEPEERPKMRTLEGILDDPNPVTWAMKEVLTGRLVFGENLVPEDRLQREMERLYPVEEEE
- the argR gene encoding arginine repressor codes for the protein MRSKAERHRAIQEIVSREEIGTQKELVERLRQLGFEVTQATVSRDIAELRLARVSLGKGRHKYALPSMELPEDVYEELKRQFGLFVKDVDRGGNILVVKTAEGHASGIALLLDRLKRDEIVGTLAGEDTILVVARTEEEARALEEEFGELLVAGKTRL
- a CDS encoding MarC family protein, whose amino-acid sequence is MLELFLKSFLTLFVVVDPVGLVPVFLALAGDRPPRKQAQIARKAVVVAGGLLVSFFFFGQGLLGYLGISLEALRIAGGILLFRIATEMVFAHHERETEEEKDEARLRADISVFPLAIPLIAGPGALASVLILALEARREPLGFAVVLSTVFLVLALAYLFLRLAFQVRRALGRTGVNVVTRVLGILLAALAVQYVADGVKALF
- the gmk gene encoding guanylate kinase; this encodes MEGRLFVMTGASGVGKGTVRAKVLERTRLFYSISMTTRPPRPGERDGVDYYFVDRAAFEALLGEGGFLEHAEYVGHLYGTPKAPVERALARGEDVLLEIEVQGALQVKEKMPEAVLIFLLPPSLSELKRRLVYRGKDAPEKIEKRLEQAEWEIRNAHLFDYVIVNDVLEEAVADFLAILTAERRRTQRMGAALEKALKRDRDLEAELDEILRRSYGGTRD
- a CDS encoding DNA repair protein RecN; translation: MLKRLEVRNLAVIREATLELGPGLNVLTGETGAGKSLLVDALALLLGARSEGLLGPFGDSLLVTAFFQGEGEERILSRRIGSRSTPRIDGEVVSLRELQEEAERWLSLHAQHAAIALLSPKRQRELLDALLPPGLLQEYGETYRKHQALLGEKRALEEALRAKAEREDLLRFQLKEIQEANPRPGEDQELEAEAQRLRHLEALKERSGKAYALLAEGGALDLLQAALRELKAGSRFDRALEALARDLEAALEGGWAVARELEDYLESLEGDPSRLAQLEERLSLLERLKRKYGPTLEEVLRYGERVEEELKALEGGEERLLELERALRVASEALYGAGERLSQARLEAARKLEGEMEAELSALGFPKAHFQVELKPLPEPGPQGLEEVLFRFSANPHLPPAPLSAASGGELSRIALALALLTGAEAPTVVFDEVDTGIGGETAWKVAERLARLGQARQVLVVTHLPQIAARAQRHLRVVKEGEEVRLEVLEGEKRIRELARLLSGQYTEAALAHARLLLEGNTPLATGWVEVQE
- the coaBC gene encoding bifunctional phosphopantothenoylcysteine decarboxylase/phosphopantothenate--cysteine ligase CoaBC, producing MARVLVAVTGGVAAIKAPHLLRLLRGQGHEVRVLATPRALEFITPLSLAVAAGGEVATEEAWFRPDGRALHIELARWAEVVLVAPATADAMAKAALGLADDLLSATLLAGAKRVAWAPAMNEAMWLSPKTQEHARTLEAMGHALLGPAHGPLAAVGEGEGWGRMLEPEELVERLQALLTPKDLVGLRLLVSAGPTREYLDPVRYLSNPSSGRMGYAVAEAARDRGAEVVLVSGPTALPDPWGVEVVRVESALEMREAILGRYSWAQVVVMAAAVADYRPAEVSREKEPKAAAERVLRLVPNPDILKELGENKGPRVLVGFAMETGEGLARAKEKLLRKNLDLIVLNWVNREGVGFGSLENQVVLLLRDGRVLELPRMPKRQVAHRILDLVKGFWKG